The Periophthalmus magnuspinnatus isolate fPerMag1 chromosome 17, fPerMag1.2.pri, whole genome shotgun sequence sequence ttttgatttgttgtaatgtctttcttatcctgTAAAACCAAGCAAAGAATTACCGgtactttatttgtatagcacagttcatacacaaaCCTGTCTTGTCTTGCCTTAAACTAACCCCAAAATACAGTGGCCTTAGTTTTTTTGAACGAGGCCAAAAACTGGCCCCTTATTCTCCTGGACCAGTGCAGTGGCTGCTCTTCCTACACTTTATTGGGAGTCAAACAGTTGCAGCTGGTTCAGATAATAAGAACAAGGTTTACACGGGTCAAACTCTTAGATACTATATTCTTCGCCTGAGATGGACCTGAGCCAAACCCTGATTCTAACTTTACTTTTCTCAGTTTTTACTGTGTTATAACAAGTCAAAAATATGTGACTGTTATCCGGTCcagtacttttattattattattattatttgcctgGATGTTTCAGAAATAACACAGAACATCACTGACATTCTGCTGGAAGTCTTGCTTGGATGGAGTGGATTTTTTACAATCAAAATGCATATGGgtcatcttttttttattgctagaTTCATTTTCCTGACCAAGGTTTAGCTTGTTTTTATCCCTGACAGTTggtctgctcactagcgcctcagagtggtcacgtgatgttgctgtgacatgtGGGGTCAGCTGATTTTAACAGGTTTTGGCACTGTCCTGCCTGTCCAACTTGTTCAGTACAGTatctcaggtgtgtgagagtaaaaaagcccttGTCCCAGTTGAACACATTCCCAGTCCCGTGGGCACATTtccttataataataataataatacattttatttatatagcgcttttcaagatactcaaagacactttacatagaagaacaaaacaaaataatgtattattattattatttcaattgTTATTTATCCTGGATACGCCCCTAAGAAGACacactgcagatggcgctgtgaTGGCTTGCCTCCACAAGTAGGAAGAAAGCGCAAAACCTGTTTACATCAGCTGACTGTCACAGCAACATTATGTggccactctgaggcgctagtgagcagtccaaactgtcagggatgaaaaatatctaaaccttggtctgaaaacagaacctattaaataaattaatggaaATCCAGATGCCtgtccctctgcctgtcagatcctctcagtctttaacacagtttaagactaccgtaaatttcggactacagagcgcaccttgatataagccgcaccagctaaatttgaagagaaaatcaattttgtacatatataagccgcacctgaataaaagccgcaggttttcatattgtaacatgagatatttacacagaaagacggtgcaccgacacgcttttttttaaactgtgcctgaaaattggcaccaacacgacaacaacacgggatgaacacatctgcaggtttagaaaataaagctgcaccaacacggaaaatctgcttttatttcctctgaaaacttttgtcgtctttttacattgaccaagttggattcattgatgtcgatcttacgtgcagtggctctatttcaggggtcggcaactcgcggctccggagccgcatgcgcctctttccgcctcatactgcggctctgcgtggcttgggaactaacacagacacagctcagtcctgcgtaaagagccctgattttgagacgttgtgcgcacaggggtcaggagcaactttggcccgtccctaatgacacactaataagctcgtccgtagatgtatcatgaaaatcctgctggaaatcgccacagaaatctatttgatgtagtagcaagtatattatctgctcttgtctccgcggtgacgtatcacgtttaacacatcagacacgacgcattaaagtagagccacaagcgagtgaaaatgagccaaaacaaaagtctttggagatctttttaacaaaggggaaaaggacaactgaggagccagaagaagagactacgacctccaagaaaaagaaagataaatttaacagacaatgcctacttaaaatctgggtttgtcgctacaggtgactctcacgcacagagtccgctctgcgcaacatacgggaaaagcaaataaggcaatgaaaccttcaaaactgctttggcacatggagaataagcacctgggattaaacgatacgctacgagttttttgttgttgtttttttaaagaaactgcggagtagagtagacataatcacataatcagcgcgatgcatgatgcagcggtttggtgagttgtattttttaatgcacttaagttgtttttgccatatttatctgccacgtgtagaaggcttgtccgtgaaagtaaaacctacattattccgttacattattgttattatacagtgttatcttcattttagatgtcaaaaagtatttgcggctcccagtgttttattttatgtggaaagtgggtccaaatggctctttgcgtgttaaaggccgacccctgctctgtttcctttctgtttctttatcttaaaaactgcatcatatccatttcatgatgcgcaaaatgatcgttcaaaatcaaaactagtgaattcttcagagcagaatctttccccacgtctgtctcacttttacgtttacagctagagagcgccccccaggggtcgttatccagtaaaattccatatataagccgcactgctgtaaaagccgcagggttcaaagcgtggaaaaaaagtagcggcttataatccgaaatttacggtagacTGAAAACCTACCTCTTcaccctggcatttaacactacacAGAATATACAGGtgttaaattaattctcatgtggttaaataaatttttttgttcagctctaagaggcaactgctgttgtcgtgtccagatgaagctcatcgaggctaacagttataggggccaatttggagccaagttccacatttgggtatttgagtatcatagcaaccaaagagccaatccggagcgaggatgatgaaggtaacaccccttccccctggcaccactggtttagcagggagcgggcgcttagcaacaggtttgattgacagcgttgctaacactagcaggagcgaccacggggaaagaaggcgcctgatttgtctgttattaatgttcatatcttgatttacagacacaatagtgaaataaaaatcacaggatcatgtagagcgggttaacacgaacattttaagaccaaaatgacgagtctgacagtagcagttacagagagagaggaggacaccGTTTTTacgtagaaagtgaattggagccagagtcgatggagctagaagagcacccatgatcacttcctatgtgAGACTTGTCGGCTGGTAggtagccatgtccatttatatatacagtctatgaatgcGCAAAAATATCAGTAGACTATACTGGCCatcagtttctctggattctaaacaactggccatgaaaaaaaaaggtcaatCTCTAATTGAATCTAATCCATATAATCCAATTCTTCCTATAAGACCTCACCTATTGTGTATCTGTGCTTGTGATACTCGTGGACATCTCCTTTGTGACATGAAGCCATGACATTCTGGGGGTCGTCACGATTGTCCAGCACCAGCCTCCAGCCCATCTGCTCCGCTCTAGGGTCAGCTCCCATCACCACAGCCTTCTCTGGACGCAGGAGCTCGGGCTTACAGTGCCCAGGTAACACGGCCCAAACGGAGAGCTCAGGACACGGCTGGATGCTGACTTTACGGCGGATTTTATACACCTTCAAATGTCTCAAGACGGAGTCTGTAATAGTGCGGTCACACTCCAAGAGAACACCACACGGAGCATCTGCTTCTTTCTGACTGCCAAGAAATACAAACAGTTACATTAATTCAATTAAAGTTTGGAAAATATTTGAAGGAcgagcaaaactggatactagataaaaatgtactttaataatgtggagataaacatttacactcacacctgctcctgttttcaaTGTTCTAAATGAAACTATgtacttatttttgtttgtattttactgtatttgaacagagcacttatgaaaaagagtctggtgctctcattgggctctccctgtagaaataattaaaagaaaataaataaaatattgattatttataaaacaaacaaaaaataaatatacagatagTATATCATTAAACTAAAAGTATCAGGGAATCAGGATTTAGGCCTGTCAAGATAACACACtctgaagttcgatatattcagtaaatatagatgacaaacattaatactgaaactcatttctgctactgacacaaaaacctaagagcaatttaaaccacaaaaactattctaaatctgcaatattgttaaaaaacatgagctgcaagaaataaacagcagaatgaaacattttagtcgttagtttgagtctgtaatgagtcagacaatTTATGAGCTACAGCTTACATCTGATCATAGAcaagaaataaccaaaaatattgttctaacttcacatatacactcacctaaaggattattaggaacacctgttcaatttctccttaatgcaattatctaatcaaccaatcacatggcagttgcttcaatgcatttagaggtgtggtcctggtcaagacaatctcctgaactccaaactgaatgtcagaatgggaaagaaaggtgatttaaacaattttgagcgtggcatggttgttggtgccagacgggccggtctgaatatttcacaatctgctcagttactgggattttcacgcacaaacatttctagggtttacaaagaatggtgtgaaaagggaaaaacatccagtatgtggcagtcctgtgggcgaaaatgccttgttgatgctaggtcagaggagaatgggccgagtgattcaagctgatagaagagcaacgttgactgaaataaccactcgttacaaccgaggaatgcagcaaagcatttgtgaagccacaacatgcacaaccttgaggcggatgggctacagcagcagaagaccccaccgggtaccactcatctccactacaaataagaaaaagaggctacaatttgcatgagctcaccaaaattggacagttgaagactggaaaaatgttgcctggtctgatgagtctcgatttctgttgagacattcaaatggtagaatttggcgtaaacagaatgagaacatggatccatcatgccttgttaccactgtgcaggctgctggtggtggtgtaatggtgtgggggatgttttcttggcacactttaggtcccttagtgccaattgggcatcatttaaatgccacgggctacctgaacattgtttctgaccatgtccatcccttcatgaccaccatgtacccatcctctgatggctacttccagcaggataatacaccatgtcataaagctcgaatcatttcaaattgttttttcttgaacatgacaatgagttcactgtatggcccccacagtcaccaaatctcaacccgatagagcatctttgggatgtggtggaacgggagcttcgtgccctggatgtgcatcccacaaatctccatcaactgcaagatgctatcctatcaatatgggccaacatttctaaagaatgctttcagcaccttgttgaatcaatgtcacgtagaattaaggcagttctgaaggcaaaaggggttcaaacaccgtattagtatggtgttcctaataatccttcaggtgagtgtagaaCAATAAGTGGATACAGTGGTTATTGAGACAGGGCTATCTggattcaatatttattttctaatttcAGTCAGGGGAGTAAGAACAGTAGATTCATGTTAAATaagtcataatataataaaattccTAACATGAAAATGCATCTGAAATGTTGTGATGCTTTTGATGTTGGTCACAGTGAGACCTAGATGGAGTTGTTATCGTCTTGTACAGTTTGTGAAACAGCAGGGGAAGCTTACAAATCTACTATCTGACAGCTTCTCCTGATAAGTCGGTCTCCCTGGCCTCCCTGGGATAGATAGTCCCAGCCCAGTAATGTGGTCCTGGAGAAAGCATTTAAACAGCCTGCAAAACATGTCTCAACATCATCACCTGACGCTTATGAAGGTACGAGGAGCAGCCAGCTGAACAAAAACACTGTCTGTCCAAAAGAAGCTGTTAAGTTAAGAAAAAGCACAGTTCTGTTATGATATTACTGCTTTTACAGAACAGGACCACACTAGTATTACCAATATTGTTACATTCAATTGCTCACACATAATGACATTTACGatgctctagtcaaatgaaacCAAACAGGTTACATGCAGATCTGTCAAACGGTGTGCAGAATGTAAATTTCTGCACGAGACCGATAAGAACAGAGGCCACGCCCATAGGACCACCTCTGTGTTTATGATTAGCTcaaatcattttttattattaagttaaAGTCAAATGACGTTTGAAATAACACACAGTACAGCTGAGGCTCATAacagtcacactgtctctgtctcGGGATTATGAAACTGCAGGACTTAGCGGTAGATGACATGTGAAATACTTGTTCTAATTAAAGTATTACCTGTATAGCATGACGTCATACAGAGTCCGGCCCTGAACGTTTAACATGTGCGCGTACAGCACCGACCGCTCCGGCTCCTCCAGCACGCGCACGTCGTTAGTGATGATGCCCTGCAGAAACGGCCCGGTGTCCTGCCCGTGGAGGTGCACCAGGGCCCGGTGAGACAGCGGGTAGCACACGGACTGCCCCCGGCCGTGCGGGCACCGGGCCGTGTCCTCCGTGTAGCTCCTCTGCTCCCCCGGGCCGCTGGGGGGTGGAATTTTAGTGTAAAAAAGGAAACAGCGGCCGGAGAAAACAGAGCCTCTGATGAAGGACAACACACTCATGATT is a genomic window containing:
- the iba57 gene encoding LOW QUALITY PROTEIN: putative transferase CAF17 homolog, mitochondrial (The sequence of the model RefSeq protein was modified relative to this genomic sequence to represent the inferred CDS: inserted 1 base in 1 codon); translated protein: MSVLSFIRGSVFSGRCFLFYTKIPPPSGPGEQRSYTEDTARCPHGRGQSVCYPLSHRALVHLHGQDTGPFLQGIITNDVRVLEEPERSVLYAHMLNVQGRTLYDVMLYSQKEADAPCGVLLECDRTITDSVLRHLKVYKIRRKVSIQPCPELSVWAVLPGHCKPELLRPEKAVVMGADPRAEQMGWRLVLDNRDDPQNVMASCHKGDVHEYHKHRYTIGSAEGVRDLPPGTALPLESNLVFMNGISFNKGCYIGQELTARTHHMGVIRKRLMPFRLSPPFTAQNLKEGAPLHTQGGKPAGXHRTGLGDMGLGLVRTAHAKEELEVKTSDNDTVTLKVSVPEWWPKDAKLN